The following is a genomic window from Streptomyces lincolnensis.
TCGTTCGACTGCCCCACCCACTCGCCGTCGCCGTCGTGCCGTTGTACGACGGCCGCGTTGGCGGTGACCCGGTTCGCCACGGCGTCCGAGGTGACCGCGAGGCGCACCTTCACGGTGAGCGTCCGGCCGGGGCCGACCGTGAAGCCGGGGAAGCCGCCGCGCTCGTCGGCGAGGACGCCGACGAGTTCGTCCGCGTCGGTCTCCTCGAAGCGGACCGGGTGGGGGCGGTCCCCGTCATAGAACTCCAGCCGGGGCTGGGCGGGTGCCAGTGCCCGCTCGCCGTCGACCAGGACGATCACGGGGTGGATGTTTCCGCAGGTCCGGGCGGTGGTGTTGGTGAGGTCCAGATACCAGGTGCCGTAGCCGCCCCCCGCCTCGTAGGCGTTCGGGCCGCCGTGGACACGGGTGGTGAGCGGGAAGCCGCGCTCCCCGGAGGTGGCGCACGAGGAGGGTCCGGAGTGGGCCTGCGCCGACGTGGGCAGCAGTGCGGCGGCTGCCGCGAGACAGAGACAGGCGGTCATGGGCAGTCGCATGAACACATGACCATGCCGGAGGCGCGGGCCGACCGGGCGACGCCGCTCCGTACGGCCACACAAGTCCCCTCGATCAGCGCAGGCCCCCGACGTCGGCCTCGCCAGGCCCGAGTGCGAGCACGGGGAGCCGGCGTCAACCGTCTGCCGTCTGCCGTCTGCCGGACCGAACGCGGGGCGCCGGCGTCAGCCGTCCGCCAAGCCGAACAACGGCGCCAACAGCAACTGCGCCGCACCCTCAGCGACCCCGCCGGAGGCGATGCGCACCGGCACGACGACATCCCCACCGGACACGCCCGCGACAACCACCACCCGCGCAAACCCCGAACAGCGAAGACACACCCGCGTCAACCGCCCCCCGGCCCGACCGCGGAGCACCCGCGTCAACCGTCCGCCCGCCCGAACAACGGCGCCAGCAACAACTGCGCCGCCCCCTCCGCGACCCCGCCGGAGGCGATGCGCACCGGCACGGCCTGCTCGTTCCCGGCGCGTTCGCCGATCACCGCGGAGACTCCTCGTACGAAGGTGTCGGGGTCCGCGAGGACCGTGCGGCCGCCGAGCAGCACCAGGTCGATGTCCAGCAGGCCCACGAGGTTGGCGGCCCCCGCGCCGAGTACCCGCGCCGCTTCTCCCGGCTCGCCCCGGGCCACGGCCCCGAGGCACAGCGCCTCGACGCAGCCCCGGTTGCCGCAGCCGCACGGCGGCCCGTCCAACTGGATGACCTGGTGTCCGAACTCCCCCGCCCCGGTCCGGGCGCCCCGGTGCACGGCCCCGCCGATGACGAGCCCGGCGCCGAGCCCGGTACCGAGGTGCAGATAGGCGAACGACCCGCCGGGACCGCCCTCGCCCGACACGGCCAGGCCCAGCGCCGCCGCGTTGGTGTCCTTGTCCACCACGACCGGCACCCCGAGCCGCCGCTCCAGCGCCGCCCGCAGCGGGAAGCCGTCCCACTCGGGGAATCCGGTCACCCGGTGCAGGACTCCCCGGGCGTGGTCGAGGGGTCCGGGGAGGGCCACTCCGACGCCCAGGAGGGAGGGAAGGGCGGGGAGGAGGGCGCCCGTCGTCCGGGGGGCCTGCGCCGACGGGGAGGGCTGCCCCGCCTTCCGGGGCCCCGCCACCCACTCCCCCACCAGCCGCTCGGTCTCCGCCGCCACCGCCCCCACCACGGCCTGGGCACCCGCGCCCAGGTCCAGGGGAGCGCGCCGCTCGCTCACCACGCTGCCGTCGAGATCGACGAGCAGGGTGCGCAGTTCGTCGCGGTCGAGGTGGGCGCCGACGGCGTGCCCCGCTTCCGGGACGAGCCGCAGGACCGTCCGGGGCTTGCCGCCGGTGGAGGCGCGGCGGCCCGCCTCCGCCGCGAGGCCGTCCTCCCGCAGCCGCCCGGTGATCTTGCTGACGGCCTGGGGGGTGAGTCCCGTGCGCTCGGCGAGCTCAAGGCGGCTGATGCCCTCCGCCCCCGCCCGCCGGAGCAGGCCGAGCACGAGCGCGGTGTTGTGGCTGCGCAGGGCCAGCAGGTTCACGCCGCCGTTCGTCCTGTTCACGTCGGCCATTGTCCCTGCTACTTGCACTTTGGCAACAGCGTTGCGAAAGTGGGGGCATGACTGGCACCCCTCTCCGCGTCGGCCTCGTCGGCTACGGCCTCGCCGGCTCCGTCTTCCACGCCCCGCTGATCGCCGCGACCGAGGGCCTCGCCCTGGACACGGTGGTGACGTCGAACCCCGAGCGGCAGGCGCAGGCCCGCGCCGAGTTCCCCGCGGTACGCACGGTCGCCACCCCGGACGAGCTGCTGGACCGGGCCGCCGAGCTGGACCTGATCGTGATCGCGTCCCCCAACAAGACGCACGTCGCGCTCGCCACCGCCGCCCTCAAGGCCGGTCTGCCGGTCGTGGTCGACAAGCCGATCGCAGGCACGGCCGCCGAGGCACGCGAGCTCGCCGCCCTGGCCGAGGACCGCGGCCTGCTCCTCTCGGTCTTCCAGAACCGCCGCTGGGACAACGACTTCCTGACCCTGCGCGGCCTCCTGGCCGACGGCGAGCTGGGCGACGTATGGCGCTTCGAGTCCCGCTTCGAGCGCTGGCGGCCGCAGACGAAGGGCGGCTGGCGGGAGTCCGGCGACCCGGCAGAGATCGGAGGTCTGCTCTACGACCTCGGCAGCCACGTCGTGGACCAGGCACTGGTCCTCTTCGGCCCCGCCGCCTCCGTGTACGCCGAGGCGGACCTCCGCCGCCCGGGCGCCGAGGCGGACGACGACACGTTCATCGCGATCACGCACGCCAACGGCGTCCGCTCCCACCTGTACGTCTCCGCGACGACCGCCCAACTCGGCCCGCGCTTCCGGGTGCTGGGCTCGAAGGCGGGATACGTCAAGTACGGCCTCGATCCGCAGGAGGCGGCCCTGAAGGAGGGCGAGCGCCCCGGCACCGCGGCCGAGTGGGGCCGGGAGCCCGAGTCCCTGTGGGGCCGTGTCGGCGCCGGCGAGTCCCCGCTGACGGGTGGCGGACATGCGCAACCGACCCTGCCGGGCGACTACCCGGCTTACTATGCGGCCGTGGCGAAAGCCCTGCTCGACGGCGGTCCCAACCCGGTGACCGCACTGGAGGCGGCCGCCGCCCTCGACGTACTGGAGGCGGCCCGCCGTTCGGCCCACGACGGAGTGGCGGTGAAGCTGTGACGCACAGCGGCGAGTTGACCCCCAAGATCCACCCCGAGCTGACCCCGCCGATCGAGGAACTGGAGGCGCAGGAACGCCACCTGGTCTTCCGGCAGTTCACCCACGAGGACGCCTGGGCGCTGGGCTCGCTCCTGGTCGAGCTGGCCCGGGAGCGGCAGGCCCCGGTCGCCATCGACATCCACCGCTCCGGCCAGCAGCTCTTCCACGCGGCCCTGCCCGGCTCGACCCCGGACAACGACGCCTGGATCGTCCGCAAGCGCCGGGTCGTCGAACGCTACGGCTCCCCCTCCTACCTGGTCGGCGCCCGCTTCCGCGCCAAGGGCTCGTCCTTCGAGGAGTCCTCCCGCCTGGACCCCGACGAGTACGCGGCCCACGGCGGCTCCTTCCCGATCACCGTCGAGGGAGTCGGAGTCATCGGCTCGGTGACGGTGAGCGGACTGCCCCAACTGGCGGACCACCGGCTCGTGGTGGAGGCGCTGGAGGAGTTCCTCAAGCGCTGACGGGAAGATCTCGGGGCTCCCTCCGGTTGGCACGGCTGTACGCCCGCAACGCACATCGACCGGAACATCGACCGGAGGGAAACCCCCACTCATGACTGACGCCTTGAAGGAAACCGTCGGACGGTACGGCATCTGGAGCGCCGCCCTGCGCGCCGACGACCCGTCCCGGAGCGGTGAACTCGCCGAGGCGGTCGCGGAGTTGGAGGAACTGGGATACGGCGCCGTCTGGCTCGGCGGCAACACCTCTGCCCGCGACGCCGCCCCGCTGATCGAGGCGACCTCCCGGATCGTGGTCGGCACCAGCATCCAGAGCATCTGGGAGCACGAGCCCGCCGCCACCGCCGCGAGCTTCGCCGACCTCGACTCCGCCCACCCCGGCCGCTTCGCCCTGGGCCTCGGCGTCAGCCACGCCAAGCTCGCCGAGCAGTACCGGCGCCCCTACTCGGCCCTGGTCTCCTACCTGGACGCCCTGGACGAGGCGGACCACCCCGCCGACCGCCGCCTCCTGGCCGCCCTCGGCCCGAAGACCATCGACCTCGCCCGGGACCGCGCCGCCGGCTCGATCCCGTACCTGGTCACCGCCGACCACACGGCCACGTCCCGCGAGCGCCTCGGCGATGCCCCGCTCCTGGCCCCGGAGCTGAAGGTCGTCCTCGAAGCCGACCCGGCCCGCGCCCGCACCCTGGCCCGCGACTACCTCGCCATGTACCTGGCCCTCCCCAACTACACCAACAACTTCCTCCGCAACGGCTTCACCGAGGACGACGTGGCGAACGGCGGCAGCGACCGCCTCGTCGACGCGGTCTTCGCCTGGGGCGACGAGACCCGCATCCGCACCCGCGTCGAGGAGTTCCACAAGGCGGGCGCGGACCACGTGGCGTTGCAGATCGTGGACGGCGGAACGAGGACGTCCCTCCCGAGGGAGGCCTGGCGCAAGCTGGCTTCGCTGCTCGCGTGAGCTGAGGCTTTTAGGGGCGCGGGGAACTGCGCGACAAGCCACGACGGACGCGCACCCGCCGAACAACCGCAGTCCCCCGCCCCTTAGGCATCTTCAGGCATCTTTGAACTCCTGCCGCTGACGCCCGAGCCCTGAAATCTCCAGCTCCACAACATCCCCGGCCCGAAGGAACGGCTTCGGCTCAGGCTCCCCCAGCGCAACCCCCGCCGGCGTCCCCGTATTGATCACATCACCCGGGTACAGCGTCATGAACTGACTGACATACCGCACGACTTCCCCCACCGCGAAGATCTGCTCCGCCGTGGTCCCGTCCTGCTTCTGCTCCCCGTTGACCCACAGCTTGAGCGAGAGATCCTGCGGGTCGGGCACCTCGTCCGCGGTCACCAGCCACGGCCCGAGGGGATTGAACGTCTCGCAGTTCTTTCCCTTGTCCCACGTCCCGCCGCGCTCGATCTGGAACTCCCGCTCGGACACGTCGTGCGACACCGCGTACCCGGCGACATGCCCCAGCGCGGCCTCGGCCGACTCCACGTACCGGGCCGTACGTCCGATGACGACGGCCAGCTCGACCTCCCAGTCGGTCTTCACCGACTTCCGGGGGATGAGCACGGTGTCGTGGGGTCCCACGACCGTGTCCGCGGCCTTGAAGAAGATCACCGGCTCGGCGGGCGGCTCGGCGCCGGTCTCGCGGGCGTGGTCGTGGTAGTTCAGCCCGATGCACACGATCTTGCCGATCCGTGCGAGCGGCGGCCCGACGCGCAGCCCGGTGGCGTCCAACGCGGGCAGCTCACCGGCCGCGGCGGCCGCACGCACCCGGCCGAGCGCCTCGTCGTCGGCGAGCAGCGCTCCGTCGATGTCCGGGACGATGCCGGACAGATCCCGCAGCACTCCCTCGGCATCGAGCAGCGCGGGCGTCTCCGCTCCCGCCGTACCGACTCGCAGCAGCTTCATGGTCACTATCTCCCTCGATCGCGGGCGTCGACCGATGGGTGCAGCCATCGGATGACTGGTCGATCCTCCAAGCTGGGCGTCCGCTCCGCAATACCCGGTTCACGGACTGGACGGGGGCCACCTCCGAGGTGCCGAGGTCAGCGGTACAGCGCCGCCCGCTCCACCGCGCTCCACGTCGTGCTGGTCACCACGTACAGCGCGGCGGCCAGGGGCACCACCGCCACGGTGAAGAGCGTGAAGAAGGACATGAACGGCATGACCTTGCTCATCGCGCCCATCCCGGGCATCTGCTGGCCGTCCCCCACCGGCACCGCCGGATTCGTGGCCATCATCCGCTTCGTGCGCCGGAAGTTGAAGGAGGCCACGGTGGCGACGATGACGAACAGCGCGAGGTAGACGAGCCCGGCGCCGCCGAGGAACCCGCCGGTGCCGAGCGCGTCCGCCCAGCGGTCGCCGAGGGGCGCGGCGAAGAGCTGGTGGGTGAGCAGTTCGTTGGCCTGTCCGCCGATCGTCGTGTTGGAGAACAGGTGGTAGAGGAGGAAGAACGCGGGCAGCTGGAACAGGCTGGGCAGGCAGCCGGACAGCGGCGAGACCTTCTCCGCCGCGTGCAGTTCCATCACCGCCTTCTGGAGCTTCTGCGGATCCTTGCCGTGCTTCTTCCGCAGCTCGGCGATCTTCGGCCGCAGTTCGACCTGGGCCTTCTGCCCGCGCGCCGCCGCCCGGGACAGGGGATGCACGAGGAGTCGTACGAACGCGGTGAACAGGACGATCGCGGCGGCGGCCGCGGTGGCGCCGAACAGCGGGTGGAGCAGGTCGGCCAGGCGCTGGACCAGGTCGGCGAAAACGGACATGGGTGAGCCCTCCGGGGGTCTCGTCGTGCCGGAAACAGGAACGGCGGCATGACGACCCGCGTGGGGCCAGAGGTGTGGGTGGGAGTGCTCTACGTGCCCTACGCGACGGTCGCCGGGAGGGCGAGTCCGGGAGCTCGGGGGCGCCTGCGCCCCTTGGCGTCGGGATCGCGTTGCGGCAGGAAGGCCGTACGGCGGGCGCGGTCGCGGATGGCCGTACGCACGCGTGTGGGCTGTACGGCGGGGGCGGCGCGCGAGGCGAGGAGCGAGCAGGCGGCGAAGGCGGAGCCGGCCGCGGCGGTCGCGGCGAGGGCGACGGCGGCCGAGAGGCTGCCGGTGTCGAGCAGGACGATGTCGAGGACCAGAAGCAGCAGCACGGCGGCGGGCCGCGGGTTGGTCCAGCTGCGGATCATCGGCCGCTCCCCCCTCTCGCCTTCACTCTCGTGTCACTCTCTCCCTCACCGAACGTTTGTCCTCCGTCGGTTATACCTGATCGGTCCCCGATCGTCCGCAGGAGGCGCTTGCCCGGCTCGTTCGA
Proteins encoded in this region:
- a CDS encoding fumarylacetoacetate hydrolase family protein, whose amino-acid sequence is MKLLRVGTAGAETPALLDAEGVLRDLSGIVPDIDGALLADDEALGRVRAAAAAGELPALDATGLRVGPPLARIGKIVCIGLNYHDHARETGAEPPAEPVIFFKAADTVVGPHDTVLIPRKSVKTDWEVELAVVIGRTARYVESAEAALGHVAGYAVSHDVSEREFQIERGGTWDKGKNCETFNPLGPWLVTADEVPDPQDLSLKLWVNGEQKQDGTTAEQIFAVGEVVRYVSQFMTLYPGDVINTGTPAGVALGEPEPKPFLRAGDVVELEISGLGRQRQEFKDA
- a CDS encoding YidC/Oxa1 family membrane protein insertase — protein: MSVFADLVQRLADLLHPLFGATAAAAAIVLFTAFVRLLVHPLSRAAARGQKAQVELRPKIAELRKKHGKDPQKLQKAVMELHAAEKVSPLSGCLPSLFQLPAFFLLYHLFSNTTIGGQANELLTHQLFAAPLGDRWADALGTGGFLGGAGLVYLALFVIVATVASFNFRRTKRMMATNPAVPVGDGQQMPGMGAMSKVMPFMSFFTLFTVAVVPLAAALYVVTSTTWSAVERAALYR
- a CDS encoding DUF6412 domain-containing protein codes for the protein MIRSWTNPRPAAVLLLLVLDIVLLDTGSLSAAVALAATAAAGSAFAACSLLASRAAPAVQPTRVRTAIRDRARRTAFLPQRDPDAKGRRRPRAPGLALPATVA
- a CDS encoding LLM class F420-dependent oxidoreductase, which codes for MTDALKETVGRYGIWSAALRADDPSRSGELAEAVAELEELGYGAVWLGGNTSARDAAPLIEATSRIVVGTSIQSIWEHEPAATAASFADLDSAHPGRFALGLGVSHAKLAEQYRRPYSALVSYLDALDEADHPADRRLLAALGPKTIDLARDRAAGSIPYLVTADHTATSRERLGDAPLLAPELKVVLEADPARARTLARDYLAMYLALPNYTNNFLRNGFTEDDVANGGSDRLVDAVFAWGDETRIRTRVEEFHKAGADHVALQIVDGGTRTSLPREAWRKLASLLA
- a CDS encoding Gfo/Idh/MocA family oxidoreductase, producing the protein MTGTPLRVGLVGYGLAGSVFHAPLIAATEGLALDTVVTSNPERQAQARAEFPAVRTVATPDELLDRAAELDLIVIASPNKTHVALATAALKAGLPVVVDKPIAGTAAEARELAALAEDRGLLLSVFQNRRWDNDFLTLRGLLADGELGDVWRFESRFERWRPQTKGGWRESGDPAEIGGLLYDLGSHVVDQALVLFGPAASVYAEADLRRPGAEADDDTFIAITHANGVRSHLYVSATTAQLGPRFRVLGSKAGYVKYGLDPQEAALKEGERPGTAAEWGREPESLWGRVGAGESPLTGGGHAQPTLPGDYPAYYAAVAKALLDGGPNPVTALEAAAALDVLEAARRSAHDGVAVKL
- a CDS encoding ROK family transcriptional regulator translates to MADVNRTNGGVNLLALRSHNTALVLGLLRRAGAEGISRLELAERTGLTPQAVSKITGRLREDGLAAEAGRRASTGGKPRTVLRLVPEAGHAVGAHLDRDELRTLLVDLDGSVVSERRAPLDLGAGAQAVVGAVAAETERLVGEWVAGPRKAGQPSPSAQAPRTTGALLPALPSLLGVGVALPGPLDHARGVLHRVTGFPEWDGFPLRAALERRLGVPVVVDKDTNAAALGLAVSGEGGPGGSFAYLHLGTGLGAGLVIGGAVHRGARTGAGEFGHQVIQLDGPPCGCGNRGCVEALCLGAVARGEPGEAARVLGAGAANLVGLLDIDLVLLGGRTVLADPDTFVRGVSAVIGERAGNEQAVPVRIASGGVAEGAAQLLLAPLFGRADG
- a CDS encoding heme-degrading domain-containing protein, which gives rise to MTHSGELTPKIHPELTPPIEELEAQERHLVFRQFTHEDAWALGSLLVELARERQAPVAIDIHRSGQQLFHAALPGSTPDNDAWIVRKRRVVERYGSPSYLVGARFRAKGSSFEESSRLDPDEYAAHGGSFPITVEGVGVIGSVTVSGLPQLADHRLVVEALEEFLKR